The proteins below come from a single Myripristis murdjan chromosome 10, fMyrMur1.1, whole genome shotgun sequence genomic window:
- the LOC115366078 gene encoding SH2 domain-containing protein 4A has translation MLAKILEDMWVEPEVLEALSEEQRRILFFKMREEQVRRWREREEREEKEAQDNNNSSSRPKKASSKHVSWLLGRDGDVSVSVIGEMDEFRSSKLLKSLINNRLQSDSMNGIQTVDLLPETEAQPLCFKEDIQLPLTDSGSVTPNEQSSEEEMDLKDLTEDSDSELGSSMDNLSDWARLHRPQPGSHGNQLSLKAQLSDTERPHPQDRAAVCCLEEKPAFGGRVAQLRKQFATGDADPRSTPGYTKPPLPAKPPHLQTRSTPSLH, from the exons ATGCTGGCCAAAATCCTTGAGGACATGTGGGTGGAGCCGGAGGTGCTGGAGGCTCTGAgcgaggagcagaggaggatcCTCTTCTTCaagatgagagaggagcaggtacggcgctggagagagagggaggagagggaggagaaggaggcacaagacaacaataacagcagcagcaggccaaaGAAAG cttccaGTAAGCATGTGAGCTGGCTGCTTGGCCGGGACGGAGATGTGAGCGTCAGTGTGATAGGAGAGATGGACGAGTTCAGGTCCTCCAAACTGCTCAAGAGCCTCATCAACAACAG ACTGCAGAGTGATAGTATGAATGGCATCCAGACAGTGGACTTGCTGCCAGAAACAGAGGCCCAGCCGCTCTGCTTTAAAGAAGACATACAGCTGCCCCTAACAGAT AGTGGCTCCGTTACACCAAACGAGCAGtcatctgaggaggagatggacCTCAAGGACCTCACCGAGGACAGCGACAGCGAATTAGGCAGCAGCATGGACAACCTCAGCGACTGGGCTCGTCTCCACAGGCCCCAGCCCGGTAGCCATGGCAACCAGCTGTCACTCAAAGCCCAGCTGTCAGACACAGAGAGGCCCCACCCACAGGACAGAG CGGCTGTGTGCTGTCTGGAGGAGAAACCAGCATTCGGAGGTCGTGTGGCACAACTCAGAAAGCAATTTGCTACCGGAGACGCTGATCCCCGCAGCACGCCGGGCTACACCAAGCCTCCTCTACCTGCCAAACCCCCACACCTACAGACAAGGAGCACTCCATCACTGCACTAG
- the cxxc5b gene encoding CXXC-type zinc finger protein 5, with product MSTAVDIAGPSSPDQAHSSTKIPNEPLRPSLKRSSHPYSLSHYMSTPSSAMDVTGLIQPSPAQQRAAQPAHTKPRRAPSWPDMWESPSGLHLAHAAELLMRAGLLALTPSTTEQTGLGPQSSQPAKREAAEAKGEKGDGEGGGSGPEEEEEDSLGCGTEFQPFLGAWFPFSPALFPLAGFQMGGGRWRNAAMVGEGMEGLVAEGYSPGSLGGGSGGRRKRKRCGECVPCRRQRNCEQCSSCRNRKRGHQICKYRKCEELKRKPGGPGFETRVSGFDLRGSDFTLGLAQERSNGALDG from the coding sequence ATGTCCACTGCCGTAGACATCGCTGGCCCTTCCTCGCCTGATCAGGCCCACAGCAGCACCAAAATCCCCAATGAGCCACTGAGACCCAGCCTAAAGCGCTCCAGCCACCCCTACAGCCTCTCCCATTACATGTCCACCCCCTCCTCAGCCATGGACGTCACAGGCCTGATCCAGCCCTCCCCAGCCCAGCAGCGGGCCGCCCAGCCTGCGCACACCAAGCCCCGCCGGGCCCCCTCCTGGCCCGACATGTGGGAGTCGCCCAGCGGGCTCCACCTGGCTCATGCCGCGGAGCTGCTGATGCGAGCGGGGCTGCTGGCTCTGACCCCCAGCACCACGGAGCAGACCGGCCTCGGTCCGCAGAGCAGCCAGCCGGCTAAAAGGGAGGCCGCAGAGGCCAAGGGGGAGAAAGGGGATGGGGAGGGAGGTGGATCTGgtcctgaggaggaggaagaggactcTCTGGGATGTGGGACCGAGTTCCAGCCCTTCCTGGGAGCCTGGTTCCCCTTCAGCCCTGCTCTGTTCCCCCTGGCAGGTTTCCAGATGGGGGGAGGCCGCTGGAGGAACGCGGCCATGGTAGGTGAGGGGATGGAGGGGCTGGTGGCTGAGGGCTACTCCCCCGGCTCTCTGGGCGGAGGCagcggggggaggaggaagagaaagaggtgtgGAGAGTGTGTACCATGCCGGCGTCAGAGGAACTGCGAACAGTGCAGCAGTTGCCGCAATCGCAAGAGGGGACACCAGATCTGTAAATACAGGAAGTGCGAGGAGCTGAAGAGGAAGCCGGGAGGTCCCGGCTTCGAAACAAGGGTCTCCGGGTTTGATCTAAGGGGGTCCGACTTTACTTTGGGCCTGGCACAGGAGAGAAGCAACGGAGCCTTGGATGGATAG
- the zgc:110843 gene encoding CDGSH iron-sulfur domain-containing protein 1, producing the protein MPASNLPAVPLLPMPPMPELPSTGFRIGKEHLIVAVPVAVVAAVGGFLVSRYLSGRSCKKGLVNTSVSKDSPKVVHSFDMEDIGTKAVYCRCWKSKKFPYCDGAHTKHNEETGDNVGPIIIKKRDA; encoded by the exons ATGCCAGCGTCCAATTTACCAGCTGTCCCTCTGCTGCCAATGCCACCGATGCCTGAATTACCCAGCACGGGATTCAGGATAGGAAAAG aGCACCTGATCGTCGCGGTGCCAGTGGCCGTGGTAGCAGCCGTCGGCGGTTTCCTAGTCAGCCGCTACCTGAGTGGCCGGAGCTGTAAGAAGGGCCTGGTCAACACGTCCGTTAGCAAAGACAGTCCCAAAGTGGTGCACAGCTTTGACATGGAGGACATCGGCACCAAGGCTGTCTACTGCCGCTGCTGGAAGTCCAAGAAG TTCCCATACTGTGACGGCGCCCACACCAAACACAACGAGGAGACCGGAGACAACGTCGGACCGATCATCATCAAGAAGAGGGATGCCtaa